The Pseudomonas sp. S06B 330 genome contains the following window.
CTGGTCAACTTGTTCAACGCCACGCCAATTGCCCCACCCAGCACAGCCGTACCGACAGCGCCCAGCGCTTTGGAGGCGATAGCACCGACGGTCAATGCTTGCGAGGAAACAGACTCACGCTCGTAGCTGCGGCGCGCAGTGACCCAACCACAATCCTGCATGACTTTGAGAAATTGCTTGAACCAGGCTTCGCCCTGGCCTTCCTGGTCATAAAGCTTGCTGGCGACGAGGGAGGCGAACTGGTACGAGTTCTTCACGTCGGTGCGGCTTTGCACCGACATGCCGGCACCAAACGCCATCAGCGATTGCTCAAGAACGGCCGCAGTGTTGGTACTCAGAATTTCAGTGGTATCGCTCATCTCGAATAGTCCTTTTCATGAAAGCCCCGCGCGTTATTGGCGGGGGCTTCACACTATTGGAGACAACCACTTTGATCAGGATCGAAACCTTTCCCGGACAAACTTAGCCCTGTGCTGGATACCAGCGCGGGGTATACACCCACTGGCTGCCATCAGCGCGGGCAAAGCCGCAGGTGGTCGAAGAACCGACCAGTACCATGGTGCGCATGTCGACCATCTCTGGCTGCAGTTCACCCAACGTGACCACTCTCAGCGTCTGCCCCGGCCTACCAATGTCACGGCCAAGTACTACAGGCGTCTGTGCCGTACGGTGCTGACGAACAATGTCGAGCGCCCGGCCCAACTGCCAAGGACGCGAGCGTGAGATCGGGTTGTAGAAGGCCAGCGCCAAGTCGGCCTGGCAGGCAAGATCCAAGCGTTTCTCAATAATCGACCAGGGCTTGAGATTGTCCGACAGCGACAGCACGCAGAAGTCATGGCCCAGCGGCGCCCCGGCCTGAGCGGCAGTGGCCAACGATGCGGAAACGCCGGGCAGGATTTCCAGCTCAACCGCATGCCAGCGTGGATCACCGGATTCGTGCAGGGCTTCAAGCACGGCTGCAGCCATGGCGAAGACACCAGGATCACCCGAAGAAACCACCACCACTGAACGACCTTGGGCTGCCAATTCAAAGGCATGCCGGGCACGCTGCATTTCTTCACGGTTGTCGGTGCAGTGCATGACTTGATCCGCACGGAAAGGACCCGCCATGCGTACGTAGGTTTCGTAACCGAGAATATCATTGGCCTGAGCCAGCTCGGCCTTGACCGCAGGCACCATGAACTCGGCAGCACCCGGCCCTAGCCCGATCACCGCCAGACGACCACGGGGGCGACCGATGAGCAGTGGCTCGATGGGTTGGTTTGAGACCACCATCGCCAAGTGTTCTGAGACCGGCTGCGGCGGCAGCAACTGCGGCAGCACCTGTGCCGCCAGTGCACTGGCACTTTCAGCATCCGGCGCAAAACGTACTGCTACGCCCAGCTCAGCCGCTGCAGCGTGTAAAGCCTGCTCAGCCATCAGCGATTCGCTGGCCAACAGACAGGCCAGCGCAGGTTCGGCAATGCGTGCATTGCCCAACGCCTCGCGCACAGTTGTCGCCAGGTCTGACTCTACAGCCGTAACCGCGACCATGACGCAACGCGGATAGATAACCAGCTCGTGAGCCGACACTTCCCGCGCCTCGCAGCCAACATGAATGGCCAGTTGTGCCTGATCGCTGTGCGGCAGTTGGGCATCGGCTAGCCAGGGTGCCTCACCGTTGATACGCACCGACTCGCCAGCCAATAGATCGGAGACAAAGCGCTTGCCCAGCTCCAGATCAGCCAGGGCATAACCATTGGGAGGATTGAGCAAGCAAGTGCCGAAACGCAGTTCACCGCTGGTGGTAATTGCCGCCGTTACGCCCAGGCCTACGGCAATTTCCCGCGCCAGGACATTGACTCCGCCCAGGCCGCCGAGCAGAGGCACCACTGCACTGCCGTCTTCGGCCACCGCCAGGACTGGCGGCTCCACACCTTTCTCCAACAGAAGGCTGGCCAGGCTGCGAATGACAATTCCGGCAGCACACAAGGCAATGATCGGTGTGTCTTGCTGATAGAGCTGGCGCAGCGTCACGCCGAATTCCTGATAACTGCGATCGACGTCCTCGACCCGGCCTTCCAGACCATGAATCAAAGCGTCCGGATAGAGTTGCTGAATCTTGCGGGCAGTGGCCAGGCTGCCTTTGCCGAGGATGACGATGGCCGGAGCTTTGCGTGTCATCACCCTTGCCACCTTTCACCCGGAACGATGATCAGCGAGAAGTACGGCGATGACTGCGGATCGACTTCATCCAGGGCCACAATTTTCTGATTGGCCATGGTCGCGCGCTCCACGTACAGCGCACGCTCGGCCAGGCCAAGTTCAGTCAACACCTCACGGACCTTGGGGAAGTTGCGCCCCAGCTTCATGATCACCGCTGCATCGGCATCGGCCAGGCGGCGCTTGAGTTCGTCATGGGGCAGAACGCCAGACAGCACCGACAGGCTCTGGTTGCGATAAACCAGCGGTGCGCCGAGCACCGACGCACCGCCCAACATCGAGCAGACACCCGGAATCACCTCGGCCTGGTAACGCTCGGCCAGGCGATCATGCAGGTACATGTAGGAACCGTAGAAGAACGGATCCCCCTCACAGATAACCGCGACATCACGTCCGGCATCCAGGTGGGCGGCAACCTCAAGGCTCGCTGCGTCGTAGAAATCGCTGATGACCTGCTCATAGGACAGCGGCGCTGGCAGCACCTCGGTGGTCACCGGGTATACCAGCGGCAGCAGCGTCTGGGCTTGCTGCAAGTGGCCTTCGATGATGCCAAACGCATTACCGCGCTTACCCTTGGCAACGAAATACGCCACCACCGGCGATTCGCGCAGTAGCCGCAGTGCCTTGACGGTGATCAGTTCTGGGTCACCCGGGCCTACGCCCAGGCCAAGCAAACGTCCACGAGCCTGCATCATTCGACCTCCGTGGCCAGGGCATTGACCGCCGCCGCCGCCATGGCGCTGCCGCCCAGGCGACCCTGCATGATCACGAACGGCACACCACGGCTGTCAGCGGCGAGCATCGCCTTGGATTCGGCAGCGCCGACAAAGCCTACTGGGAAACCAAGGATCAGCGCCGGTTTCGGCGCACCGGCATCGAGCATTTCCAGCAGGTAGAACAACGCGGTGGGGGCATTGCCGATCACCACGACACTGCCTTCCAGGTGCGGACGCCACAGTTCCAGCGCCACCGCCGAACGGGTGTTACCCAGTTCGCGGGCCAGATCTGGCACCTGCTCATCACGCAGGGTGCAAATCACCGGGTTGTTCGCAGGCAAGCGAGCACGGGTAATACCCTCGGAGACCATGCGCGCGTCGCAGAGAATCGGCGCACCAGCGGCCAAGGCATCGCGGCCGGCCTTGCCCGCGCCTGGCGAGAACTGCAGGCCATCAATCGCATCGACCATGCCGCAGGCGTGAATCACCCGCACCGCGAGTTTTTCCAGATCGGCAGGAATACGATCGAGCCGCGCTTCCTCGCGAATGATTGCGAAGGAGTTGCGATAGATCTCCTGACCATCGCGGATGTAATCAATCATCAAGGGTGCTCCGTGAGCAGGCGTCTAGCAGTGCGCCAGCTTCTTTCAGTGTGAGGTTGCGTGCGCGCAAGCTGCCGAAACCCGGCTGGGCTGCGTCACGCAGGTACAAGTCGTAGTGGCCCGGGTTCTGCGCCAACAGGGTCGCCGGGGCAACATGGGCCATGGCGCAGGAGCGCGGGCAGCCGCTCAGGTGCACGCTGGCTGGGGCGCCACTGGCAAGTAGGGTGGCCAGCAGGCGGGCATCACCCTTGGTCTCGGCCTGGGCCTTGGCGCAACCGGCGGAACCGGTGCAGGCAACCAGTCGCGCCAACGGTTGATCTGGCGAGCACAGCAAACCCAGCTGAGCCAGCTCGCGGTTGATGGCGGCTGCATGCGGGTGCGCAATATTGGGCAGCAACAGGCTCTGCCAAGGTGTCATGCGCAGGCTGCCATCGCCCCGTTCGCGGGCCAGCTGCGCGGCGCCGCGCAGCATGTGCGGAGTCAAACGCCCCAAAGGGGCGGCGCCACCGACGGCGCTCAGGCCAGCTTGCTGCTGTGGATAAATACCCAGATAACCGTTGCCGACGGTTGCCGACCGGCGCCAGTGCAAAACCGTTGCATCACGTCGGATGCTCAGCCCTAAGCCGGCAACAAAATCATCTGGCGAATGCTCTGCCAGCAATTGGCGCATCCGCGCTTGCTCTGGCGTAGCCAGATCAAGAAAGCGATTGAGCACCGCCAGCACCAATGCATGCCCTTGCACCAGAGGGACGGCACCTACGGGTGCGTTGTTTGCCGGGCAACCTGCCAAGCCAAACACCCACCACAGCTCACCCTCCAGGCGCACAGTGCTGAGCCACACGTCATGGGGGTGCTCGAGCATCGCCAGGGCCTCGCCGCCATCCACTTGTACAGCGAACTTGGCCGACAGCTGATGAAAGCGCGGGGTAGTTTCAAGCGCTTGCAGCAATTGCTCCGCCAACGGCCGGGTATCAACCAGCATCTGCGGATCAACACCAGCGGTAGGGCTGAGCATCAGGTTGCGTACGTCATCACCGGCGGCATCGCGCGGCCCCAGGCCCGCCGCCAGCAATCGCTCAATCAACCCCGAGGGGTCGCTGCCGATGCCACGGATCTGCAGATTGCCGCGGTTAGTGACCTCGATCTCACCGGTGGCAAAACGTTCGGCGGCGTCGGCCACCGCGTCCGCCTGATCAGCCCAGAGCGCGCCGCCGGCAAGCTTTATCCGGCAGATCCCACCGTCCTGTGCCTGAACGATGCGCAGCAACCCCGGACAGGCCGAGGGACGCAGCGAAGCTTGGGGCTGGTGGGCCGATACAGGCTGGTTCAAAAGGTCACCCGGCAATCGTGAAAAGGCACTTCAGTGTAGAAGGCGCGGTATTATGCCTGCTTTGTCCGAAGGCATGAAAAGCCAGCCGGTCGGATTGCGGTGAATTGAGGAAAAACCATGTCGCCCTGGCTGACAGTAGTAGGTATCGGTGAAGACGGCTTCAGTGGCCTGGGCAAGAATGCCCGGCGCGCATTGCTGGGCGCGGCAAAGGTGTTTGGCGGCCAGCGCCAGTTGGATCTGCTGCCGCACTGCATCCGTGGCGAACGCCTGCTGTGGCCCAGCCCCTTCTCCCTGACACCGGTATTGGCACTGCGCGGTGAGCCGGTTTGCGTGTTGGCCAGCGGTGATCCGATGTTCTTTGGGGTGGGCGCCAGCCTGGCCCGGCAGCTCAGCACCGAGGAAATGAGCGTGCTGCCGATGCCTTCATCCTGTGCGTTGGCCGCCGCCCGCCTGGGCTGGCCGCTGCAGGAAGTGACGACACTGTCAGTGGTGGCCCGTCCGCTGGCAGCCCTCAATGCTCATGTGTACAGCGGCGTACGCTTGTTGGTGCTGAGCAACGATGGCAGCAGCCCGGCAGCTATTGCTGCGCTGTTGCGTGAGCGCGGGTTCGGCGCCAGTCGCCTGAAGGTCTTCGAACACCTCGGTGGCGCGGCTGAACAGTGCTTGCAAGGCACGGCGCAGGACTGGCCGCATGCACGCACAGCAGACCTCAACCTGGTTGCCATCGAATGCCTGGCGAGCGCCGATGCACCGCGCCTGTCGCCACTGGCAGGCTTGCCGGACTCGGCCTTCCAGCACGATGGCCAATTGACCAAGCGCGACGTTCGGGCCATCACCCTCGCCCGCTTGGCGCCGCGACCAGGCGAACTGCTCTGGGATGTCGGTGCCGGCAGCGGCTCGATTGGCATCGAGTGGATGCGCGCTCACCCCAGCTGTCGAGCGCTGGCCATTGAGGCCGATGCGGGCCGCCAACAACTGATCGAACACAACCGCGATGCCCTCGGCGTGCCCGGCCTGCAGTTGATCCGCGGCCGCGCCCCGCAAGCCTTGCATGGCCTTGAGCGCCCCGACGCTATCTTCATTGGTGGTGGTGTAACACGTGAGGGTGTGCTGCAACACTGCTGGGAGCAACTGCGCCCAGGCGGCCGTCTGGTGGCCAATGCCGTTACCCTGCAAAGCGAGCTGACGCTGGTCAACTGGCGTGAGCAACATGGCGGCGAACTGACCCGTATCCACATCGCCCAGGCCCAGCCGTTGGGCGAGTTCGACACCTGGCGCCAAGCCCTGCCCATCACCCTGTTAGAAGCGATCAAGCCCGCAGATGCGTGACGAGACCCAGGAACAACCGGCCCCGCTGCGCAGCGGCCTGACCACCGGCAGCTGCGCCACCGCCACCAGTCTGGCGGCGGCGCGGCTGTTGCTGACCGGCGTCGAAAACGATGCCGTGCAGATCACCCTGCCCAAGGGCAAAGTGGTGCAGATGCGCCTGGAGTTCTGCCGCTTGCATGAAGGCGGTGCAGAAGCGGGCACCCTCAAGGATGCCGGTGATGACCCTGATGTCACCCATGGCGCACTGCTCTACAGTCGCGTGCGCTTGCTCGCTGACCCTGGCGTGCGCTTCGTCGCGGGCAACGGTGTAGGCACCGTGACCCGCCCTGGGCTGGTCCTTGCCGTGGGCGAACCGGCGATCAACCCGGTGCCACGACGAATGATGACCGAACACCTGCAGCAACTGGCTGAAGAGTGCGCCTACAGCGGCGGCTTCGAAGTCACGGTGAACGTCCAGGACGGTGAAAACCTAGCGTTGAAAACCATGAACCCGCGCCTGGGAATTCTCGGTGGCCTGTCGATTCTCGGCACCAGCGGCATCGTTCGACCGTTCTCCTGTTCAGCCTATATTGCCTCGATCCATCAGGGCATCGACGTGGCCAAAACCAACGGTTACCTGCACATCGCCGCGTGCACCGGCAACGCCAGTGAAGACACCATGCGCCGGGTCTACAACCTGCCGGAAATCGCCCTGATCGAAATGGGCGACTTTGTCGGTGCAGTGCTCAAGCACCTGCGCAAAGTGCCGGTGGACAAGCTCAGCCTGTGCGGCGGTTTCGGCAAGATCAGCAAACTCGCTGCCGGGCACATGGACCTGCACAGTCGTCACTCCAGCATCGACCTGCCGCAACTGGCCGAATGGGCTGCTGCCATCGGTGCCGACAGCGAACTGCAAACCGCGATTCGCCAGGCCAACACCAGCCAGCAGGCCCTGGCTATGGCCAGTGCGGCCGGCATCGCCCTGGGTGACGCGGTCTGTGCCCATGCCCTGACTTTTGCTCGCAGTGTGGTACCGGCCCAGGTACAGGTGGAGGTCTTCGCCATTGATCGCCAGGGTGGCATCGTCGGCCACGCAGGAACCTTTGCATGAAACGCATCTTGCTGCTGGGCGGCATCACCGAAGCCTTGGCCATTGCCCGAACACTGGGCCCCGAGCATGTCTACAGCCTGGCCGGGATTGGCCGGGTGCCCAGTGACTTGAAGTGTCAGGTTAGGGTTGGCGGTTTTGGTGGGGCCGACGGACTGGCGGCGTATCTGCTCGGCGAAAGCATCGACCTGCTGATCGACGCCACCCACCCTTATGCCGCACAGATCAGTGCCAACGCCGCCCGCGCCTCACAGCTCACCGGCGTTCCTTGCTGGGCCCTGCGACGTCCGGCGTGGCAAGCGCAAGCCGCTGATGACTGGCGCGAGGTTGCCGGCTGGGCTGAGCTGATTGAAGCCCTGCGGCCGTTCCGCCGCCCGTTGTTCACCCTGGGCCGCGAACCCTTGGCGCACCTGGATGAAATTCCGGCGCATCAGTTCTGGACGTTACGTGCCTTGGAGGCCTGCCCGAGCAATGACCGCTGCGAAGTGATTGGCGCCCGCGGGCCCTTTCAGCTGGAAGATGAGCGAACCCTGTTTGAACGGCGACAGATTGATGTGTTGATCAGCAAGAACAGTGGGAGTGCAGCGACTGAGCCGAAGTTGCAAGTGGCCCGTGAGCGTGGGATTACGGTGCTGATTCTGGGCCGCCCGCAACTCCCGGACGTCAGTCGACACTTCTCCACGGTGCAGGCGCTGTTGCAAGCGCTTTAGCGCGGACTCCTCAGGGCGCAAAGGTATATCCCATTGACAGATACCCGCCGACATTTAAACTTGGATATACATTTGGCATATACATGAGGTGGATCATGGAGCAAGGTGCGGTCTTCAAGAGCAATCGCAGCCAAGCTGTACGCTTGCCCAAATCCGTAGCACTTCCAGAGGATGTCAAACGCGTGGATGTCGTCGCAGTGGGTCGAACCCGAATCATTTCCCCCGCCGGTGAAACCTGGGACAGCTGGTTTGAAGGCCCAAGCGTCAGTGCCGACTTCATGGCCGAACGCGAGCAGCCCACCGATCAGGAGCGCGAGGGTTTCTGAATGCTCAAGTACATGCTTGATACCAACATCTGCATTTTTACCCTGAAAAACAAACCTCAAGCGATACGTGAAGCATTCAACCGCCATCATGGCCAACTCTGCATCAGTACCATTACGCTGATGGAGTTGATCTACGGTGCAGAAAAATCTGCCGCTGCCGAACGCAATCTGGCCGTGGTCGAAGGCTTTGCCGCTCGCCTGGAGGTCCTCAGCTACGACAGTCATGCAGCGGCACATAGCGGCCAGCTACGCGCGGAACTGGCCAGGGCTGGAACACCAATTGGCCCCTATGACCAGATGATCGCGGGCCATGCAAGGTCGCTGGGGCTGCTGTTGGTCACCAACAATATGCGCGAGTTCCAGCGAGTGCCTGGGCTACGCGTAGAGGATTGGCTCAATTCCTCTGTCCAGCTGTAGCCGCTGCCGCCAGGCTGCGATCGGGCGTAAAACGGCCGTCGTTCGTCCCCATCAGGGTGACTGGATGACGACTGCTTCGCAGCCTGGCGGCAGCGGATACGAATCAATAGTGCACCTACAGGTCTGCGCATCTGAATCGCAGTTTCAGATTAGTCCGATAGCTCACAATCACCCACTGCCTTAAACTACCCCCCTCTCCCCCCGGAAGAAATTCGCCCATATGGAAATGCAATGGTGGATCTGGCTGGTATTCGGTTTCGGCCTGGTTGTGCTCGAACTGATGCTGCCGACCTTCTTCATCCTCTGGTTCGGCATCGGCGCTGTGCTGGTATCGCTCATCGCTTACCTGGCACCCAGCCTGCAGCTCGACATGCAGGTACTGCTCTGGGTGCTGTTCTCGTCGGTTACCACGCTGCTGTGGTTCAAGGTGTTTCGCAAGAAGAAACCAGACACCCGCTGGACCGCTGATGATGTGGTCGGTGAAGTCGGCCTGCTCACCGCTAAGGTCTCTGAATTTCACAAAGGCCGCGTGCGCTTCCAGAAACCGGTCCTCGGCAACGAGGAATGGGTCTGCGTTGCCGATGACGAGATCCCCTCGGGCGAGCGCGTACGCATCACTGCCATCGAAGGCAATACTGCCCGGGTAACCCGGGCCTGATCAGTAAAAGGAAGCTTTGACTCATGACCAGCCTCATCGTCGCCGGTACTATCGCCGCGTTCGTCATCATCACCCTGTTCAAGGGGGTGCGCATCGTGCCCCAGGGTGAGGAATGGATCGTCGAACGCCTGGGGCGCTACCACAGCACCCTCAAACCCGGCCTGAACATCCTCATTCCGTACATGGACGTGGTTGCCTACCGTTTGCCGACCAAGGACATCATCCTCGACGTGCAGCAACAGGAAATCATCACCCGTGACAACGCCGTCATCGTTGCTAACGCGCTGTGTTTCGCCAAGGTTGTCGACCCGCAGAAGGCCGCCTACGGGGTGCAGGATTTCACTTACGCCGTGACCAGCCTGACCATGACCTCGCTGCGTGCCATTGTCGGCGCCATGGACCTCGACGAAGCCCTTTCCAGCCGTGAACAGATCAAGGCCCGCCTGCGCGAAGCCATGTCAGAGCAGACCGAAGACTGGGGGGTGACCGTACGCTCGGTCGAGATCCAGGACATCAAGCCATCGGAGAACATGCAGTCGGCCATGGAGCGTCAAGCCGCTGCCGAGCGTGAGCGTAAAGCCGACGTTACCCGCGCCGAAGGCGCCAAGCAGGCCGCCATTCTCGAAGCCGAAGCACGCCTGCAATCGGCCAAGCTCGATGCCGAAGCACAAATCAATCTGGCCGAAGCCTCGGCGCGCTCAATCACCCTGGTTCGTGACGCGGTCGGTAGCGAGATCACCCCGGCGATGTACCTGCTGGGCGAACGCTACATCGGCGCCATGGAAAACCTGGCCGGCAGCGACAACGCCAAGGTTGTGGTGTTGCCCGCTGACCTGCAGGAAACCGTGCGCGGTCTGATGGGCCGTAACAAGGCAGTCTGATCCGCAGCGCCAACCCCATAAGCCGGGCCCGTGCGACACTTCATCGCACGCCCGGCTTTTTTACATATACTTTCAACTCTGGCTAAATAGCCACCACTCGAATCCTGACCGGATCTCTCCATGCCTTCACATCGGCTTGCCCATGCCTGGATCGCCTGCTTTGCAGTGCTGTTCAACCTGCTGGCCATGCCGTTGTCTGCTGCCGCACCGAAAAGCCAGACCGAGCAATTACTCTGGGGGGCATTCTGCTCCACCGGCGGTACCAAGCTGATCGCTATCTCCCTGGGCCAGCCGGACGGCACCCAACAGAACGACGATCACTCGACCATGCAGCATTGCTGGTGCTGCTCGGGTGCTGCGCCGCTGCTGGCGTTGCCGGGGCATCCACCGCGCTTGCTGCTGCCAGCCCAGGAGTTTGCACCTGCCCAGGTCCTGCTCAGCGCCACTCAGCCGACCCCGCGCCAACTCTGGCCAGCGCTGAACCCGCGCGCCTCCCCTCTAGCCTGAATTCACTACGCTACCTGTTGCGAACCTGAATCGACTGGAGAATCACCATGTTCAAGAACGCCCTGCTGCTGGCCGCCCTGCTGTTGCCAGCGACTTTTGCCAACGCCCACGAATACACCAAAGGTGACCTGCATATCGCCCATCCGTGGTCGCAGGAAATGCCGCCGAACGCGCCTAACGTCGCCGCCTATTTCGTCGTCCACAACAATGGCTCGAGCGCCGATACGCTGCTCGGTGTCGACAGCCCGATCAGCGACGATGCGCAGTTGCACGAGCATGTGCACAAGGACGGTCTGATGAAGATGCAGCAAGTGCAGCGCGTCGAAGTACCCGCAGGGAAAGACCTGGTCTTCGCCCCAGGCGCCTATCATGTGATGCTGATGCAGCCCAAAGACCGCAGCCTGCTGGTGGACGGCAAGCGTTTCCCGCTGACCCTGCACTTTGAGAAAGCCGGTAATGTCACCGTCGAAGTCGCCGTGCACAAGCAAGCCCCCGAGGGTGCCGCGCACAGTCACTGATCGCTGAACGCAGCTCCCCGTGAGCATCGTCCGCAGCCGCCTCAACCGCCCTGCGCGCCCTGATTCCAGAAGGGTTCGCGGTAGCTGGCTGAGCCTGTTCGCCATGTTGATGATCTTTATCGGCCCACTGGTTTCCCAGTCGATGCCGATGGATCACCGTGCCATGTCGACAGACATGGGCATGAGCATGGCCATGGACAGCAGCGCTGATTGTCACAGTGGTAGCCACCATGAAAGCAGTCCTTCGCTGCATGTTATCTGGGAGAAATGCGGTTACTGCAGCCTGTTTTTCCATTGCCCGGCACTGCCTCAGGCCCTGAGCCTGCTCAACACCGAAGCGGCCCCCGTCAGTGGCTCACTGATTGTCCAGCCGCGTCAGGGCCATGCCCGGCAAACGGTTTTCCCGGGGGCCCGAACCCGCGCGCCGCCGCCCTTCATCGTCGTCTGAATTCACCGTTGCGTTCTCAGGTCCGGCATTTTGCCGATGACTTGGTGCGCCCTCATGACTGATCGATGTTGGAATCACTATGTCCAGCTGTACTGCTGTCTATCGCCTGTCCCTGCAAGGGACCCTCGCCGTCATCTGCGGCGCCCTACTCAGCCCACTGGCTCTGGCCGTCAGCCAGAGCGTGAACGAGCATGCTCACGAACAATCCGAGCTGAGCCCGACGGTGATAACCGCCGTCGCCCCCAGCTCACCATTGACCATCGTCACCAATCCCAAAGACCCACGCCAACCGGTGCCGGCCAGTGATGGCGCTGACTACCTGAAAACCATCCCCGGCTTTTCTGCCATCCGCGCCGGTGGCACCAATGGCGATCCGGTACTGCGCGGCATGTTCGGTTCACGGCTGAACATTCTCACCAACGGTGGCGTGATGCTCGGCGCCTGCCCCAACCGTATGGACGCGCCCACCTCCTACATCTCGCCAGAAACCTACGACCGCCTGACTGTGATCAAAGGCC
Protein-coding sequences here:
- a CDS encoding DUF2946 domain-containing protein, producing MPSHRLAHAWIACFAVLFNLLAMPLSAAAPKSQTEQLLWGAFCSTGGTKLIAISLGQPDGTQQNDDHSTMQHCWCCSGAAPLLALPGHPPRLLLPAQEFAPAQVLLSATQPTPRQLWPALNPRASPLA
- a CDS encoding DUF2946 domain-containing protein — its product is MSIVRSRLNRPARPDSRRVRGSWLSLFAMLMIFIGPLVSQSMPMDHRAMSTDMGMSMAMDSSADCHSGSHHESSPSLHVIWEKCGYCSLFFHCPALPQALSLLNTEAAPVSGSLIVQPRQGHARQTVFPGARTRAPPPFIVV
- a CDS encoding SPFH domain-containing protein encodes the protein MTSLIVAGTIAAFVIITLFKGVRIVPQGEEWIVERLGRYHSTLKPGLNILIPYMDVVAYRLPTKDIILDVQQQEIITRDNAVIVANALCFAKVVDPQKAAYGVQDFTYAVTSLTMTSLRAIVGAMDLDEALSSREQIKARLREAMSEQTEDWGVTVRSVEIQDIKPSENMQSAMERQAAAERERKADVTRAEGAKQAAILEAEARLQSAKLDAEAQINLAEASARSITLVRDAVGSEITPAMYLLGERYIGAMENLAGSDNAKVVVLPADLQETVRGLMGRNKAV
- a CDS encoding copper chaperone PCu(A)C — protein: MFKNALLLAALLLPATFANAHEYTKGDLHIAHPWSQEMPPNAPNVAAYFVVHNNGSSADTLLGVDSPISDDAQLHEHVHKDGLMKMQQVQRVEVPAGKDLVFAPGAYHVMLMQPKDRSLLVDGKRFPLTLHFEKAGNVTVEVAVHKQAPEGAAHSH